One segment of Dehalococcoidia bacterium DNA contains the following:
- a CDS encoding phosphoenolpyruvate carboxykinase domain-containing protein, with amino-acid sequence MMKETTPNMEELKRRLGDDNYKKLTKIKNPALDEFVAKYVELCNPDSIFVCTDTKKDLEYIREKAIKDGEETRLAIKGHTVHFDSYGDQGRDKEHTNILVTKGVDLGPLISTRDRDQGYTEVHEILKGLMKGKQAIVRFACLGPTNSEFSIPCVQITDSAYVAHSEDLLYRQGYQEFVRQGAEADFFKFVHSQGEVDERKVSKNLDGRRIYIDIAGRTVYSTNTQYGGNVIGLKKLAMRLAIRKASVEGWLTEHMLVMGVHGPKGRVTYFTGAYPSMCGKTSTAMLEGETIVGDDIAYLRKKDGVVRAVNVEKGMFGIIEGINSVDDTFQWEALNRPAEIIFSNVLVTPDNNIHWTGKDGEVPPKGRNHSGQWEKGKKDAKGKEIPCSHPNSRFTLDLHMLPNLDPKMDDPEGVLVGA; translated from the coding sequence ATGATGAAAGAAACAACACCAAACATGGAAGAATTGAAGAGAAGACTGGGAGACGACAATTATAAGAAACTGACCAAGATCAAGAATCCCGCCCTTGACGAATTTGTGGCCAAATATGTCGAACTTTGCAACCCCGATTCGATTTTCGTCTGCACCGATACGAAGAAGGATCTCGAATACATCCGAGAGAAAGCGATTAAGGATGGTGAAGAAACCAGACTCGCCATAAAAGGCCACACAGTCCATTTCGACTCGTATGGGGATCAAGGGCGAGATAAAGAGCACACCAATATCCTGGTGACCAAGGGGGTTGATCTGGGTCCATTGATCAGCACGAGGGACAGGGATCAGGGTTATACTGAGGTTCATGAAATCCTCAAGGGGTTGATGAAGGGTAAACAGGCGATTGTGCGCTTCGCATGCCTGGGACCGACCAATTCCGAGTTTTCCATCCCCTGTGTCCAGATCACCGATTCTGCCTATGTGGCTCATAGCGAGGACTTGCTGTATCGGCAGGGCTATCAGGAATTTGTGCGCCAGGGGGCTGAAGCGGATTTCTTCAAGTTCGTTCATTCACAGGGAGAAGTGGATGAAAGAAAGGTCTCCAAGAACCTCGATGGGCGCCGAATCTATATTGATATCGCTGGCCGAACCGTCTACAGCACCAACACTCAGTACGGCGGCAATGTGATCGGGCTCAAGAAACTGGCGATGCGCCTGGCCATCCGCAAGGCTTCCGTTGAAGGATGGCTCACGGAGCACATGCTTGTCATGGGCGTGCACGGTCCTAAGGGAAGGGTAACCTATTTCACCGGCGCTTATCCTTCCATGTGCGGCAAGACCTCCACGGCCATGCTCGAGGGTGAGACGATTGTCGGGGATGATATTGCCTATCTGAGGAAAAAGGACGGCGTGGTTCGGGCGGTCAATGTAGAGAAGGGGATGTTTGGCATTATCGAAGGGATCAACTCCGTTGATGATACGTTCCAGTGGGAGGCGCTGAACCGTCCGGCGGAAATCATCTTCTCCAACGTGCTGGTCACTCCGGATAACAATATCCACTGGACGGGCAAAGATGGAGAGGTGCCCCCCAAAGGGCGCAACCACTCCGGCCAGTGGGAGAAAGGCAAGAAAGACGCCAAAGGGAAGGAAATTCCCTGTTCGCATCCCAATTCCCGGTTCACCCTTGATCTTCATATGCTGCCCAATCTGGACCCGAAGATGGATGATCCCGAGGGCGTGTTAGTGGGCGCGA
- a CDS encoding pyruvate carboxylase subunit B: MSVTKGVGVGQIAAKDLTGDRVKNRPKAANPVKVCDTTLRDAHQSLWATRMRMEDMEFLAEEIDKCGFYSVEMWGGATFDVSHRFLGEDPWERPRILKKLMPKTPFQMLLRGQNLVAYRNHADDLVDAFVEQAAEVGIDIFRVFDAVNDERNIERAAKAIKKVGKHFQGAVCYSLTQPRLGGPVYNIAYFVEKAKILRDLGADSIAIKDQAGLLSPYDAYDLVKALKEALTIPVELHTHYTSGQGSMSYLKAIEAGVDIIDTALSPLALRTSSPAIEPLVVTLYGTTRDTGLDIAQMIKAASKIEQIAPKYRDFVDTSSMSVIDAGVLVHQIPGGMWSNLVSQLKQADAMDKLEEVLAETARTRAELGYPPLVTPTSQLVGAQAVQNVLAGRYKMIAKETKDYCWGLYGKSPVPIDKELQKKILKGYERGEEPITTRAADSLQPEMEKAKEKSKEFAKDAKDAILFAMFPTTGARYLKYKYGMDKTIPSDWKPPMAPKTMKEAKAEADIIAKAKAGKLAEKEVKKAAPAKGPGTKTYNVFVDGDYFQVDVESAGSGNAPAVSVSAPSAPVAPKPTVASASAPAAKAAEPAAAPVAAKMDGTPVLAPMPGMIVNYEVKVGEKVNQDAPVVVLEAMKMQNTILAPVGGKIAAINCKPGARVAKNDVLAIIVP, translated from the coding sequence ATGAGTGTCACGAAGGGAGTTGGAGTCGGCCAGATAGCAGCTAAAGACTTGACGGGAGATCGGGTCAAAAACCGGCCCAAGGCAGCCAATCCCGTCAAGGTTTGCGATACCACGCTTCGAGATGCCCATCAGTCTCTTTGGGCCACGCGCATGCGGATGGAGGACATGGAGTTTCTGGCCGAGGAGATCGATAAGTGTGGTTTCTACTCGGTGGAAATGTGGGGCGGCGCCACGTTCGACGTATCTCACCGTTTCCTGGGGGAGGACCCCTGGGAGCGCCCTCGCATCCTGAAGAAACTCATGCCCAAAACGCCGTTTCAGATGCTGCTGCGCGGGCAGAATCTAGTGGCCTATCGCAACCATGCCGATGATCTGGTGGATGCCTTTGTGGAGCAGGCCGCCGAGGTTGGAATCGATATCTTCCGGGTGTTTGACGCGGTTAACGACGAGCGCAACATCGAGCGGGCGGCCAAGGCCATTAAAAAGGTGGGCAAGCACTTCCAGGGCGCTGTGTGCTACTCTCTGACCCAACCGCGGCTCGGCGGGCCAGTCTACAACATTGCCTATTTTGTGGAGAAAGCCAAGATACTGCGCGATCTGGGCGCCGATTCGATTGCCATCAAAGACCAGGCGGGCCTCCTTTCCCCGTATGACGCCTACGACCTGGTGAAGGCGCTCAAGGAAGCGCTCACCATCCCCGTTGAACTTCATACCCACTATACCAGCGGCCAGGGTTCGATGTCCTATCTAAAGGCCATCGAGGCCGGAGTGGATATCATCGACACGGCGCTTTCGCCATTAGCCCTGAGGACTTCTTCCCCTGCCATCGAGCCCCTGGTCGTCACCCTCTATGGGACCACCAGGGATACCGGGCTGGATATTGCCCAGATGATCAAGGCAGCCAGCAAGATTGAACAGATCGCGCCCAAATATCGTGACTTTGTGGACACATCTTCAATGTCAGTGATCGATGCCGGGGTGCTGGTTCACCAGATTCCCGGAGGCATGTGGAGCAATCTGGTCTCGCAGCTCAAACAGGCAGACGCTATGGACAAGCTGGAAGAGGTCCTGGCGGAAACCGCTCGAACGCGGGCAGAGCTGGGGTATCCCCCGCTGGTCACCCCAACAAGCCAGCTGGTAGGGGCTCAAGCGGTTCAGAACGTTCTGGCGGGACGCTACAAGATGATCGCTAAAGAGACCAAGGACTATTGCTGGGGACTCTATGGCAAATCGCCTGTGCCCATCGATAAGGAATTGCAAAAGAAGATACTGAAGGGCTACGAGCGGGGCGAAGAACCGATCACCACCCGGGCGGCTGATAGCCTCCAGCCGGAGATGGAAAAGGCCAAAGAGAAGTCGAAGGAGTTCGCCAAAGACGCCAAGGACGCGATCCTCTTTGCCATGTTCCCCACGACCGGCGCACGCTATCTCAAATATAAGTACGGCATGGACAAGACCATCCCGTCCGATTGGAAGCCGCCCATGGCGCCCAAGACGATGAAGGAAGCCAAGGCAGAAGCGGATATTATCGCCAAGGCAAAGGCAGGCAAGCTGGCCGAGAAAGAGGTCAAAAAGGCAGCGCCGGCCAAAGGGCCTGGAACTAAGACCTATAATGTCTTTGTGGACGGCGATTATTTCCAGGTGGATGTCGAGTCGGCAGGCTCAGGCAATGCTCCGGCAGTATCGGTATCTGCGCCATCGGCGCCAGTTGCGCCCAAACCGACGGTCGCTTCTGCCAGCGCTCCCGCTGCTAAAGCGGCAGAACCGGCCGCTGCGCCCGTGGCAGCCAAAATGGATGGCACACCCGTGCTGGCACCTATGCCGGGAATGATCGTCAACTACGAGGTGAAGGTGGGGGAAAAGGTAAATCAAGATGCTCCGGTGGTAGTCCTCGAGGCCATGAAAATGCAAAACACCATCCTGGCTCCTGTCGGCGGCAAAATTGCAGCCATCAATTGCAAGCCGGGTGCCAGGGTGGCCAAGAATGACGTCCTGGCCATCATTGTCCCGTAG